From the Salinimicrobium tongyeongense genome, one window contains:
- a CDS encoding transposase → MKSNIRLLSKHRKFSDEFKRQIVNDYESGRYSVFQLSKLHGMSRSMIYNWIHKFSTFNEKGYRVVEMKDSSSKKMQELEAKNKELEAALGRKQIQLDYLEKMIELAKSELDIDIKKNYSTPQSTGSGKTKKK, encoded by the coding sequence ATGAAGTCAAATATTCGATTGCTCAGTAAACATCGGAAATTCTCCGATGAGTTCAAAAGACAAATTGTGAATGATTATGAAAGTGGCAGGTACAGTGTATTTCAACTGTCTAAGCTTCACGGAATGTCACGGTCTATGATCTATAACTGGATTCATAAATTTTCTACCTTTAACGAGAAAGGTTATAGAGTTGTAGAAATGAAAGACAGTAGCAGTAAAAAGATGCAAGAGCTGGAGGCCAAAAACAAGGAACTGGAAGCAGCTTTAGGGCGTAAACAGATACAGTTGGATTATTTAGAAAAGATGATCGAACTGGCTAAGTCAGAACTCGATATCGACATTAAAAAAAACTACAGCACCCCACAATCAACTGGTTCAGGAAAAACAAAGAAAAAGTGA
- a CDS encoding RNA methyltransferase: protein MENRKLKNSELDRKSTEEFKSARKTPVIVILDNVRSLNNIGSVFRTADAFLIEKIYLCGITACPPHKDIQKTALGATETVAWEYREDALELVKELQQQEVRVYSVEQAEGAEFLDAFTPQKGQKYALIFGNEVKGVQQKVVSVSNGVLEIPQLGSKHSLNISVSAGVVMWDVFSKMKLLE from the coding sequence ATGGAAAACCGAAAGCTGAAAAACAGCGAGCTCGATAGAAAATCTACTGAAGAATTTAAGTCGGCCAGAAAGACGCCGGTAATTGTCATTTTAGACAACGTGAGGAGCCTCAATAACATAGGCTCCGTTTTTCGCACTGCCGATGCCTTTTTGATTGAAAAGATCTATCTCTGCGGCATCACAGCCTGCCCGCCTCATAAAGATATCCAGAAAACCGCTTTGGGAGCCACCGAAACCGTGGCCTGGGAGTATCGCGAAGATGCGCTTGAACTGGTGAAAGAGCTGCAGCAGCAGGAAGTGCGGGTGTACTCGGTAGAACAAGCCGAAGGTGCCGAATTCCTCGATGCTTTCACCCCTCAAAAAGGGCAAAAATACGCCCTCATATTTGGGAACGAAGTAAAAGGCGTGCAGCAAAAAGTAGTTTCTGTCAGTAACGGCGTACTTGAAATCCCACAGCTTGGCAGTAAACATTCTCTCAATATCTCTGTAAGCGCAGGCGTTGTAATGTGGGATGTGTTTTCTAAAATGAAACTTCTGGAATAG